Proteins encoded by one window of Mercenaria mercenaria strain notata chromosome 4, MADL_Memer_1, whole genome shotgun sequence:
- the LOC128556597 gene encoding zinc finger MYM-type protein 1-like — translation MTGGKVANSKAETAFISTGFSNWKDATKKFKKHENSECHKEAVERSITLPKQTKDIGETLSSAHAQEKMNNRHQLLKILRSIRFLARQGLALRGHDDNNSNFIQLLKLHGQADDSILTWLEKKTDKFTSGDIQNEILQIMALGILRRVAANIGTNRFYSIMVDEATDQSNREQVVLVLRHVDSDLNVHEDFIGLYLVHSIDAQTLTNVIEDVLLRMNISLSNCRGQCYDGASNMSGAKKGVATQLSSREPRAVYTHCYEHALNLAVGDTVKRSKVMRDVLDTVNEMSKLIKYSPKRDSKLEEIKQEMSPETPGFRVLCPTRWTVRAASLGSVLENYNVLQSLWESSYESARDSETRARILGVQSRMSNFDFLFGVSLGYEILRHTDNLSKCLQNKDMSAAEGQHLSKITLGTLSDMRKDDAYDNSGKV, via the coding sequence ATGACAGGTGGAAAGGTTGCCAACTCAAAAGCAGAAACTGCCTTCATCAGTACCGGGTTCAGCAACTGGAAGGACGCCACTAAGAAattcaaaaaacatgaaaattcagaGTGCCATAAAGAGGCGGTTGAAAGAAGCATCACACTTCCAAAACAGACAAAAGACATCGGTGAGACCTTATCTTCGGCTCACGCTCAAGAGAAAATGAACAACAGACATCAGCTTCTCAAGATATTAAGAAGTATCCGGTTTTTAGCTCGCCAGGGACTAGCTCTACGAGGTCATGACGATAACAACAGCAACTTCATTCAACTGTTGAAATTACACGGTCAGGCGGATGATTCTATTCTTACATGGCTTGAAAAGAAAACGGACAAATTCACTAGTGGTGACATTCAAAATGAGATACTGCAAATAATGGCATTAGGAATTTTACGGAGGGTGGCAGCGAACATTGGGACTAATCGTTTCTATTCTATAATGGTGGATGAGGCAACCGATCAGTCAAACCGTGAACAAGTTGTGCTTGTATTAAGACATGTGGACAGTGATCTGAATGTGCATGAGGATTTTATTGGACTTTACCTTGTTCATTCTATTGACGCGCAAACATTGACCAATGTAATTGAAGATGTGCTACTCCGTATGAACATTTCCTTGAGCAACTGTCGTGGACAATGCTACGATGGAGCAAGTAACATGTCTGGTGCTAAAAAGGGAGTTGCAACACAGTTGTCAAGCCGTGAACCCCGTGCAGTGTATACGCATTGCTATGAACATGCTCTGAACCTGGCAGTTGGAGACACAGTGAAACGTTCAAAAGTCATGAGAGACGTATTAGATACGGTAAATGAAATGTCAAAGTTAATCAAATATTCGCCAAAGAGGGACAGCAAACTAGAGGAAATTAAACAGGAGATGAGCCCAGAGACGCCGGGATTTCGCGTTTTGTGTCCTACGCGTTGGACTGTGAGAGCAGCTAGTCTCGGAAGTGTTCTTGAAAATTACAATGTGCTACAATCTTTATGGGAAAGCTCGTACGAAAGTGCCAGGGACTCTGAAACACGTGCACGTATTCTAGGTGTTCAGTCTCGTATGTCTAATTTTGACTTCCTGTTTGGTGTTAGCTTAGGGTACGAAATTCTCAGACATACGGACAATTTGAGCAAATGTTTGCAGAACAAAGACATGTCAGCAGCTGAAGGTCAGCATTTATCCAAAATTACGCTTGGAACACTCAGTGATATGAGAAAGGATGACGCCTACGATAATTCTGGGAAAGTGTAA